TCGAGCAAGTCAGCCACGACGCCGAGAAGCAGCAGGACGGCCTGCTGATGGAGCCATGGCACCTCAGGATCTTTGCGGCGACGCTGGCGTCCATGCATTCGTGGGCGCAAGGCAAGCTGCTGGATTACCACGAGGCGTTTGGTGTTGGTGaccaagcagcagcagctgccgccGCAGGTTCCGATATGGAGAAGGTCGTGTCGCTCGCTGTCTTAGTGGCGAAGATGCGAGGGGCGCTCGTCGTGGACGGCGATCCGCTGCTTtcagctggagctggagctggagctggagcatcatcattgtcTTCAGCTGCTGGTGAGCAGGTGGTGGAGCGGTATATCAAGTCGTCGGTGAGGCGTGCTTTCACCAGGGTACGCCGCCGGGACTCTTGTTTATTTCTACTACTAGTAGTGTAGTATGTGCCTAGCTAAGCTATATCCATCTGCTGCTGCCTCACCTCTTAATTAAAATCAGACTACAATCTACTGTCTATTATTCATACTAATCTTGCATTGGCCAACAACCGATCGAACGGATCGATGAAAAAGAAATAATAGACTTTGCTTATGACTTTTTTCGATTTCGGTTATCATCTGATTGAATTTGCTTTAAGAACTAATATGCATGGGGTGCAGCTGCACGAGACCGGCACCGCCGGGCAGATGGACAGCATGAtcgtggaggtggaggaggacccTTGCGAGACCCTGATGTATGTGGCGGCGCAGACCAAGGAGCTGGCGAGGTTGGAGAAAGAGGTGTACAGCCGCGTACTCCGGCAGTGGCACCCGTGCCCggcggccgtggccgccgccaccctccatGGCTGCTTCGGCGCTCTCATGGAGCGGCACGTCTCCAGGATTATGGCCTGCGGCCTGAGCAGCGAGGCTGTGCGCGTCCTGCAGGCGGTCTCTAAGCTGGACAAGTCCCTTGTACAGATGGCCGCCGAGGACGCCCGGCAGACGACGGAGatagccgccgccatggccccctACGACGTGGACGCCACCATCTCGGGCCTGGTCAAGGGCTGGATGGACGAGCGGCTGACCATGGGGGCGGAGTGCGTGAGGAGGGCCCGAGACTCGGAGAGCTGGAACCCCAGGTCCAAGGCCGAGCCGTACGCGCAATCCGCGGTGGACCTGATGAAGCTGGCCAAGGTCACAGTGGATGAGCTGCTGGAGATGCTGCACACTAATATGGGGTGCAGAGAGGAGCTGCTGCAGCGCCTGGTCGACGGCATCGATCACCTGGTCCACCAGTACGCGCTGCTGCTCGTGGCCTCGTGCGGTACGACGACGTTGTTGcttattgctgctgctgctgctgcttcttatTCTTCTCTTCCTAGATCGATCTATCTCCTCCGTCGGATGTATCCGAATCccaatatataattataatccTCCATGCAGCAGGGTCGTCCAAGGAGAGCTACatccctccgctgccgccgttgACGCGGTGCAACCAGGACTCGAAGCTCTTGCAGTTCTGGAGGAGGGCGGCTCCGCCGTGCCAGGTCGGCGCCGACCCCGACAGCtgcggcggagtcgtcgacATCGCCAAGCCCAGGTCAAGGGgggaccagcagcagcagcagcagcagcagcaggcggtgcGCCCCGCCACCAGCCGCGGCACGCAGCGCCTCTACGTCCGTCTCAACACCCTCCACTACCTGCTCGCCGTCCTCCAGTCCATCGACAGGGCCCTCTCCTCGCAATCGCACTCGCAGTCGCAGCGGCATCGCCGCGCCCGGAGCTCCGCCTTCGACCACGCCCGCCCCGCCCTCAACGCAGCCTGCCACCACGTGTCCGAGCTCTCTGCCTGCCGCCTCGTCTTCCTCGACTCTGCCCACGTCCTCCACCGGGCGCTCTACCAGGGGGGAGTCTCCGACGCCCGCATGCGGCCCGCGCTGCGCGTCCTCAAGCAGAGCCTCGCGTTCCTCGCCGGCGTCCTCAGCGAGCGGGCGCAGCCGCTGGCGGTGCGCGAGGTGATGAAGGCCTCCGTGGAGGCCTTCCTAACGGtggtcctcgccggcggcagcggccgggcCTTCAGCCGCGCGGATTATGGGGCTGTGGCGGACGACTTTGCGAGCTTGAAGCGCCTGTTCCGCAGCTTCGGGGTGCCGGAGGAGGCGGTCGAGAGGGAGGCGGCACAGGCGGAAGGGGTGCTGGCGCTCATGGCTCTGTCCACGGAGAAGCTCATCGACGAGTTCCTCGTCAGCCACTACGCCTCGACTCCGACAGCGCCTGCAGATGATGAGCTGCCGATGGCGGTGCCACCCACGACGAGGCGTTGGAGCCGCTCCGACGCCAACACCCTTCTCCGCGTGC
This sequence is a window from Panicum virgatum strain AP13 chromosome 7K, P.virgatum_v5, whole genome shotgun sequence. Protein-coding genes within it:
- the LOC120640410 gene encoding protein unc-13 homolog, which encodes MGRRRLSASSLPDAAGAIPDPFPPDLPWPFGRLDALSQDELRESAYEIFFSACRSSSTTPAGTRPSAAAGGRAAGAAGGAKNMAVTSRLKRALGLRARKARPMAGAGGRPMPSAEIMRRQMGVSEQTDGRLRKTLLRCLVGPQMSKKVESLLLPLELLRHLKLSDFSDAGEHRAWQLRQLKVLEAGLVSHPSVPLDRGNPAASSLRELQTRPLPLDVRALSAVAMPLSWRSVDSCRWADGYPLNVHLYLCLLRAVFDARDETAVLDEVDELLELIRKTWNVLGLNRMVHDICFTWLLLDKYVATGQVEPDLLRAVLTMLEQVSHDAEKQQDGLLMEPWHLRIFAATLASMHSWAQGKLLDYHEAFGVGDQAAAAAAAGSDMEKVVSLAVLVAKMRGALVVDGDPLLSAGAGAGAGASSLSSAAGEQVVERYIKSSVRRAFTRLHETGTAGQMDSMIVEVEEDPCETLMYVAAQTKELARLEKEVYSRVLRQWHPCPAAVAAATLHGCFGALMERHVSRIMACGLSSEAVRVLQAVSKLDKSLVQMAAEDARQTTEIAAAMAPYDVDATISGLVKGWMDERLTMGAECVRRARDSESWNPRSKAEPYAQSAVDLMKLAKVTVDELLEMLHTNMGCREELLQRLVDGIDHLVHQYALLLVASCGSSKESYIPPLPPLTRCNQDSKLLQFWRRAAPPCQVGADPDSCGGVVDIAKPRSRGDQQQQQQQQQAVRPATSRGTQRLYVRLNTLHYLLAVLQSIDRALSSQSHSQSQRHRRARSSAFDHARPALNAACHHVSELSACRLVFLDSAHVLHRALYQGGVSDARMRPALRVLKQSLAFLAGVLSERAQPLAVREVMKASVEAFLTVVLAGGSGRAFSRADYGAVADDFASLKRLFRSFGVPEEAVEREAAQAEGVLALMALSTEKLIDEFLVSHYASTPTAPADDELPMAVPPTTRRWSRSDANTLLRVLCYRDDEAASRFLKKVFDLPKRR